From the genome of Acidaminococcus sp.:
CCGTAAGATATTCCTTGAGGGTGAGAAGTGCGTTGGGCTGGCAGCAGTTGGAAATTTGTCCGGTTTTGGCAAGAGACATAAAACGGTCTCCTGTGCGGCCTGCGCGGTAGCAGGCGGTGCAGAAACTGGGAATGTAGCCATCGGATAAGAGCCAATTGATGACTTCATCTAAAGTCCGGTTATCGTTGACTTCAAACTGGGAAGAATCCCGTTCCTCTTTTTCAGCATAACCCCCGACGCTGGTGCGTGATGCCCCGCTGATTTGGGAGACACCGACTTCAATGACGGAAGCACGGGTCTTGGCGGATTCACGGGTCGAAATGATGATTCCCGTATAGGGCACGGTGATCCGGAAGATGGCAACGATTTTTTTTAAGAGATCATCGGAAATGGAATTCGGGAAGGAGTCAACGGAAATATCGTCGGCCGGACGGATACGCGGGACGCTGATTGTGTGGGGGCCGACGCCGAAGACGGCTTCCAGGTGTTCCTTATGCATGAGCAGACCTGCAAAATCATAGCGATAGTTGTTGAGACCGAAGAGGACACCTACCCCCACATCGTCGATGCCGCCCGTCATGGCACGATCCATGGCTTCCGTATGATAGGCATAATCATGCTTGGGACCATGGGGATGGAGCATCTCATAGTTTTTGCGATGATACGTTTCCTGGAAAAGAATGTAAGTGCCGATACCGGCTTCCTTCAGCTTGCGGTAATTTTCCACTGTTGTAGCCGCAATGTTGACGTTGACGCGGCGAATGGCACCGTTCTTATGTTTGATGCTGTAGATTGTGTGGATGCTTTCCAGAATATATTCAATCGGATTGTTGACCGGGTCTTCTCCCGTTTCCAGAGCAAGGCGTTTATGGCCCATATCCTGCAGCGCCGTGACTTCCTTCACGATTTCTTCCTGGGTCAGTTTCTTTCGAGGAATGTGGCGGTTCTCAGCATGGTAAGGGCAGTAGACGCAGCCATTGATGCAGTAGTTGGAAAGGTACAGAGGTGCGAACAGGACAATGCGCTGCCCATAGATATGATCTTTGATTTCACGGGCCAGTTCATAGATGGCTTCCGTCACATCAGGATCTTCGTTCCTCAGAAGAACGGAGGCTTCCCGGTGGGTCAAGCCCTTCATGCCGTGGGCTTTGTCAATCAGGGAAAGGCAGTACGCCTTGTCCTTGCTTTTTTCATCTGCAAAGGCCAGGGTGGCGAGGATTTCCTCATGGTTGATGAATTCATCGGCCTTTTTGGAAGAGGGGTCGTAGATTGCCGTCATAGTGGATGATTCTCTCCTTTGGATTATTTACTTCCCAACAGTGGTTTGGAGCAAAAAAAACATGCCTGAAAAGGCATGCAAATAGAATCGGTCCATTCACTGCCTTAGTACTTGGAGGTCCTCGTACGCAGGGAGCTTTTGCCATTCTACCGTAATTCATAAAGAAGCGCAAGGGGGAAAAAATATCAAAAATATCGCAGCCCGCTTTCCGCCCATGGAAGAAAGAAGAAATATGATCAGAGCATTTTTCTTTGAACTTATAAAAATAAAACCTGAAATTTAGATTAATTGCTAAATTTCAGGTTTTATATCATATTTTACTTGAATCAAAAGCTTTAACACACTGTCGCAGACGAGGCTATATGCCATAGGTCAAAAGCTAAAAGCACTTTTTATTTTTTCACAGCCTTTTCTTTGTTAAGACAACGTCACATCAAGCACCATCATGATGGTAAATCCGAGAGAGAAGCTGAGCACTCCAATATCGGAATGGCGCCCCTCACTCATTTCGGGGATGAGTTCCTCAACAACCACATAGAGCATAGCTCCGGCGGCAAAACTGAGGAGATAGGGTAAGAGGGGTACGATAATTTCGGCAGCCCACAATGTAAGCAATGCACCGATGGGTTCTACGATTCCGGAAAGTACGCCGCAGATAAATACCGCACCTTTGGACATGCCGCTTTCCCGCAGCGGCATGGATATGATAGCTCCTTCAGGGAAGTTTTGGATGGCTATACCCAGCGACAGCGCCATGGCCCCGGCAGCTGTGATGAGCTCACTGCTTGTCACATATCCTGCATAGACCACACCCACTGCCATGCCTTCGGGTATATTGTGAATCGTAACAGCAAGCAGAAGAAGCATTTGACCGCTCAATTGAGTAGCTGGCCCTTCAGGTGTGGTGCTGCGCTGATGCAGATGCGGAATCACCCGGTCTAAAAAAAGCAGGAAAGCAATGCCAATCCAGAAGCCGATGAAAGCCGGTATAAAAGCAAACCGCCCATAGACTTCTGATTGGGCAATGGCCGGTTGCAGAAGGCTCCAAAACGAATCCGCTGTCATAACTCCGGCAGCGAATCCAATTAACCCTCGCTGTAATTTCTCATTGAGTGTTTTCTGCATAAAGAAAACACAGAAAGAACCAAGAGAAGTTCCGATAAAGGGAATCGCAATCCCCCAAAATACGTTAGCTTCCATAAACTTCAGCCAAACAGCCGGCCGAAGAAGCCTTTTTTCTGCTCATAGGGTTCTGAGGTTACTTCCAGACAGGTGTAGCCGGTTTTATTGATGGCGTCTCGCAAAACTTCTGCGGAGATGGGTTTTTCCGTGATAAAGGTGACCTGCTTTTTATGACGAGAGGCGGAAACGTGGGATGCTTCCGGAAAAGTTTTGCGCACCGTATCATTGATATGGGCTTCGCACATGCCGCAGGACATACCTTCTATATGAGCAATTGTTTTTAGCATAAGGCAACACTCCTTTGACAATAATTAGCTATAACTAACTTATGCGTAATAAGTGTATATAAATATCAATGATTTGTCAATGGACGTGTCCAGAATAGCGGCGGAGCGCTTGCCGCTCTGTAGGAAGCAATCTGAAATGTGGTTTGCTGCAATAAAAACTGACGACGATCTGCAATCTATCTCAAGAATCTGCTGAAATAGGTACTCGCACAATTGTGCTTAACCACTGGCCACTTTTTAATAAAATAAAAAACCGTGGAACGATTGTTCCACGGCTGATCTCAATTGGTGGCCCCGGAGTGATTCGAACACTCGACCTTTTGGTTCGTAGCCAAACGCTCTATCCAGCTGAGCTACGGAGTCATAACTGAACATTACTTATTATACTAGAATAAAAAATAATGTCAACATGTTTTTTCAAAATTGGTAAGGAGTTTTTGTTTTTTAAGTCACACTTTTTTTGCGTTTTTGGAGGATTAAAGCAAGGATAGCGTCTGCAAGTGGTATTTTTATCAAATGTATTATATAATTTACTACTACGTGTTTGTCGAGCGACATAATTTTTTATGATAAAGAAAGGTTAGTTTCCTATGTTATTTACAGATAAAGCAAGAATTTATGTAGAGGCAGGAACCGGCGGTGATGGTGCTTCCAGTTTCCGGAGAGAAAAGTTTGTAGCTCACGGAGGCCCTGACGGCGGCAACGGCGGGCGCGGCGGCAGTGTCTGGCTTGTCGTGGACGATAATTTAAACACTTTGGTGGATTTTCGTTATAAGAGAAAATTCGTGGCTTCTCGCGGCGGCAATGGCGGTGCCAAGAACTGTACCGGCCACAAAGCCGATGACGTGGAAGTCAAGGTGCCAATCGGCACAGTAGTCATCGATGACGCGACGGGTGTAGTGCTCGCCGATTTGTCCCACAAGGGTGATCGTTATCTGGCTGCCAAAGGAGGACGAGGCGGTAAAGGCAATGCCTGTTACGTGACGAGTACGAAACAAGGCGTTACTTTCGCCGAGAAAGGGGAACCGGGTACGAAGGGCTGGCTGCGCCTGGAACTGAAGCTGCTGGCTGATGTTGGTATGGTCGGCTACCCAAGCGTCGGTAAATCCAGTATTGTGGCACGCGTTTCGGCAGCTCGTCCGGAAGTAGCGGCTTATCATTTTACAACGCTCAGCCCGGTGCTTGGCGTAGTGCGGCTGAACCCGGAAAACTCCTTTGTACTGGCAGACCTGCCGGGACTGATTGAAGGAGCGTCCAAAGGCGTCGGACTGGGACATGATTTCCTGCGTCATATTGAAAGAACCCGGGTCATCATGCATGTAGTGGACTGCAGTGGCTGTGAAGGCCGTAATCCGGTCGAGGATTTTAAGAAAATCAACGAAGAATTGGCGCTTTACAGCGATAAGCTGGCCAAACGGCCGCAGCTTGTCGTAGCAAATAAGATGGATTTGCCGGGTGCCGAAGAAAATTATCCGGCGCTTGAAGCCTATGTCAAGTCCCAGGGCTATCCGATTATGAAGGTGTCCGCAGCAACGGGGCAGGGACTCAGAGAAGTCATGTATAAGGCCTACGAAATGGTGCAGAAAGCACCGCATGAACCTGAATTTTTGGAAATCGGACACGTTAAGGAAGTGGATCCTGATTCTTTCGAAGTTTTGACGGATACGGAAGATGCCGATTTTGAAGTCAAGGGCAAAAATATTGAACGGCTTGTGGCCATGACGAATTTTGATAATGAGGAAGCTTTATATCGTTTCCAACTAATCTGGCGGCGTCTGGGTATCGAAAAGGCTTTGAAGGATAAGGGTATCGAAGAAGGACAGTCTGTTAAGATCGGGGATATGATTTTCGATTATCACGATCAGTACTAATTCGGCTGCAGCTGAGACGCCTGTACTGATTAGCAGAAAACTATGGCGCAGTGCCGGTGAAGACAGATAGTTGTAATCACATTTTATTTTATTGATAGGAAAAGCGAGAAAGTGGTGTGGATGATGGAGCGTAAGAGTCTGACAGAAGCAAAGAGAATTGTGGTCAAAGTAGGGTCCAGTACGATTACGTACCCGAATGGGAAGGCCAATTATGAAAAAATCGAGAAATTGGCCCGCGTGATGTCCGACTTGCAGAATCAGGGAAAGCAGATGATCCTGGTTTCTTCCGGTGCCGGTGCCGTGGGTGTAGGCAAGCTGAAATTTGACAGCAAGCCAAAGGATATCCCGGGCAAGCAGGCCTGCGCCGCAGTAGGGCAGGGAATTTTGATGCATATCTACGAGCGCCTTTTTGCCGAATATGGCCAGTCTGTGGCTCAGGTGCTTCTTACAAGAGCCGATACGGTGGACCGTCATCATTATGCCAACTCCCGCAACACGTTCCAGAAGTTGCTTGAGTGGGGCGTGATTCCTGTCGTTAATGAAAACGATGTAGTGGCAATTGATGAATTTAAAATCGGCGACAATGATAATTTATCTGCGCTCGTAGCCGGTATTGTCGATGCCGACGTTGATATCCTGCTTTCCGACGTGGATGGCCTTTATACGGCTAACCCACAGACGCACCCCGATGCCAAGTTGATTCCGGAAGTTGACGAAATTACACCGGAACTGGAAAGTATGGCAGGGGGAGCCGGTTCGAAGAATGGTACGGGTGGTATGATCACCAAAATTCAGGCCGCTAAGGTCGCCAATTCTTCCGGGATTTCACTCGTGATTGCTTCCGGAGAGGATCCTGAAATTTTGCGCCGCATCCTGCGCGGGGAGCGCGTCGGTACCGTCTTTTTCCCACGGGTTTCCCATTTACAGTTCCGGAAGCAGTGGCTGGCCTTCGGGGCCCGGGTGGAAGGTACGCTCGTCGTGGACGACGGGCTTGCCGCAGCCATTCGCCGGGAAGGCAGCTGTAGTATCCTTCCTGTTGGCGTGACTGCAGTCAAGGGAGATTTTGATAATGGAGTTACGGTCAGCGTGGTCGATAAGGCCGGGCATGAACTGGCCCGCGGGCTCGTCAATTATGGATCGGCCGACTTGAAAAAGATTCTGGGATGCCAGACAAAAGATATTGAAAGTATTTTAGGATTTATCCATGCAGATGAAGTGATTCACCGGGATAATCTGGTGATTATGTAAGGAGGAGTCATCATGTACGAAAAAGGAATGGTTCGCCGCCAGGCAGAAGCTGCCAAAGAGGCTTCTGTAGATCTGGGGCTTTTGAATTCAAAGGTTAAAAATGATGTGCTGCTTGCCATGGCCGATGGACTGATGGAGTCGGAAGCAGCAATTTTGAAGGCCAACGCGGAAGATATGGCAAGTGGGAAGGAAAATGGGCTGAAGGATTCTTTCCTTGATCGCCTTTTACTGACCCATGACCGTCTGGCTCAGATGGCTAAGGGAATTCGCCAGGTGGCTGAATTGCCGGATCCGGTCGGGAAGATCCTGAGCGGTTCCAATCTGCCGAATGGCCTTACTATTATGAAAGTGACAGTTCCACTGGGACTTATCGGGATTATTTACGAAGCGCGCCCGAATGTGACGGCAGACGCGATTGCACTGTGCGTCAAGAGCGGCAATGCCGTTATCTTAAAGGGCGGAAAGGAAGCCATTCGTTCCAACAAGGCAGTCAGTGACGCTCTCATTGCGGCAGGACAGAAGGCAGGCCTGCCGGAAGGTTCCGTCCAGTTTATCAATATTAAAGAACGCGAAGCCGTTGATGAATTGATCCATCTGGATGGACTCGTTGATGTCGTCATTCCGCGCGGCGGGGCAGGACTCATTCATGCCGTTGTGAGCAATGCGTCTGTTCCGGTCATTCAGACGGGTGCCGGCGTCTGCCATACCTATGTAGATAAGGATGCCAACGTTGATATGGCTGTCAAGATTGCCCTGAACGCCAAGATAAACCGTCCGAGTACGTGTAATTCCATGGAAACGCTCCTTGTCCATAAGAATATTGCTGACAAGTTTATGCCTGTCATGTTGGAGGAATATAAGAAGGCTCATGTGACGCTGTTCGGAGATGAAAGAACGCGTTCTTACGATGCTTCCATGGCGGCGGCTACGGAAGAAGATTGGAGCACGGAATATAATGACCTGCGCCTCAGCGTGAAG
Proteins encoded in this window:
- the hydG gene encoding [FeFe] hydrogenase H-cluster radical SAM maturase HydG yields the protein MTAIYDPSSKKADEFINHEEILATLAFADEKSKDKAYCLSLIDKAHGMKGLTHREASVLLRNEDPDVTEAIYELAREIKDHIYGQRIVLFAPLYLSNYCINGCVYCPYHAENRHIPRKKLTQEEIVKEVTALQDMGHKRLALETGEDPVNNPIEYILESIHTIYSIKHKNGAIRRVNVNIAATTVENYRKLKEAGIGTYILFQETYHRKNYEMLHPHGPKHDYAYHTEAMDRAMTGGIDDVGVGVLFGLNNYRYDFAGLLMHKEHLEAVFGVGPHTISVPRIRPADDISVDSFPNSISDDLLKKIVAIFRITVPYTGIIISTRESAKTRASVIEVGVSQISGASRTSVGGYAEKEERDSSQFEVNDNRTLDEVINWLLSDGYIPSFCTACYRAGRTGDRFMSLAKTGQISNCCQPNALLTLKEYLTDYASEDTRRKGEAVIKRELTKIPNPKVRETCESYLDKIVHGERDFRF
- a CDS encoding ZIP family metal transporter, giving the protein MEANVFWGIAIPFIGTSLGSFCVFFMQKTLNEKLQRGLIGFAAGVMTADSFWSLLQPAIAQSEVYGRFAFIPAFIGFWIGIAFLLFLDRVIPHLHQRSTTPEGPATQLSGQMLLLLAVTIHNIPEGMAVGVVYAGYVTSSELITAAGAMALSLGIAIQNFPEGAIISMPLRESGMSKGAVFICGVLSGIVEPIGALLTLWAAEIIVPLLPYLLSFAAGAMLYVVVEELIPEMSEGRHSDIGVLSFSLGFTIMMVLDVTLS
- a CDS encoding cation transporter gives rise to the protein MLKTIAHIEGMSCGMCEAHINDTVRKTFPEASHVSASRHKKQVTFITEKPISAEVLRDAINKTGYTCLEVTSEPYEQKKGFFGRLFG
- the obgE gene encoding GTPase ObgE, encoding MLFTDKARIYVEAGTGGDGASSFRREKFVAHGGPDGGNGGRGGSVWLVVDDNLNTLVDFRYKRKFVASRGGNGGAKNCTGHKADDVEVKVPIGTVVIDDATGVVLADLSHKGDRYLAAKGGRGGKGNACYVTSTKQGVTFAEKGEPGTKGWLRLELKLLADVGMVGYPSVGKSSIVARVSAARPEVAAYHFTTLSPVLGVVRLNPENSFVLADLPGLIEGASKGVGLGHDFLRHIERTRVIMHVVDCSGCEGRNPVEDFKKINEELALYSDKLAKRPQLVVANKMDLPGAEENYPALEAYVKSQGYPIMKVSAATGQGLREVMYKAYEMVQKAPHEPEFLEIGHVKEVDPDSFEVLTDTEDADFEVKGKNIERLVAMTNFDNEEALYRFQLIWRRLGIEKALKDKGIEEGQSVKIGDMIFDYHDQY
- the proB gene encoding glutamate 5-kinase, translating into MMERKSLTEAKRIVVKVGSSTITYPNGKANYEKIEKLARVMSDLQNQGKQMILVSSGAGAVGVGKLKFDSKPKDIPGKQACAAVGQGILMHIYERLFAEYGQSVAQVLLTRADTVDRHHYANSRNTFQKLLEWGVIPVVNENDVVAIDEFKIGDNDNLSALVAGIVDADVDILLSDVDGLYTANPQTHPDAKLIPEVDEITPELESMAGGAGSKNGTGGMITKIQAAKVANSSGISLVIASGEDPEILRRILRGERVGTVFFPRVSHLQFRKQWLAFGARVEGTLVVDDGLAAAIRREGSCSILPVGVTAVKGDFDNGVTVSVVDKAGHELARGLVNYGSADLKKILGCQTKDIESILGFIHADEVIHRDNLVIM
- a CDS encoding glutamate-5-semialdehyde dehydrogenase, with amino-acid sequence MYEKGMVRRQAEAAKEASVDLGLLNSKVKNDVLLAMADGLMESEAAILKANAEDMASGKENGLKDSFLDRLLLTHDRLAQMAKGIRQVAELPDPVGKILSGSNLPNGLTIMKVTVPLGLIGIIYEARPNVTADAIALCVKSGNAVILKGGKEAIRSNKAVSDALIAAGQKAGLPEGSVQFINIKEREAVDELIHLDGLVDVVIPRGGAGLIHAVVSNASVPVIQTGAGVCHTYVDKDANVDMAVKIALNAKINRPSTCNSMETLLVHKNIADKFMPVMLEEYKKAHVTLFGDERTRSYDASMAAATEEDWSTEYNDLRLSVKVVDSLDEAVAHIRKYGTGHSEAIVTDNYEAARRFQQRVDAACVYVNASTRFTDGFEFGFGAEIGISTQKLHARGPMALPELTTTKYLIQGNGQVRK